A genomic region of Eucalyptus grandis isolate ANBG69807.140 chromosome 5, ASM1654582v1, whole genome shotgun sequence contains the following coding sequences:
- the LOC104446946 gene encoding uncharacterized protein LOC104446946, which translates to MEEAEAVMKIIDRCWFELEIFKKGPDTSPSSTSRSNPGQESIEIPEKESSCLQISRTPSILVRSVSDQTSIIPTSLQASSLSPDSVLPMKPIHSMIYEEEVITEEEEGFKWNNLRSSEFSHRKKGQMGGRAKRRTLTKSLSELEVEELKGFVDLGFVFLEEDRVDSSLVSIIPGLQRLGNKIKDGEEDDEDAGESVVVARPYLSEAWEWWEEKRKEDPLMNWKVPALGNETDMKESLKWWAHTVASTVVR; encoded by the coding sequence ATGGAAGAAGCGGAAGCAGTCATGAAGATCATCGATAGATGCTGGTTCGAGCTCGAGATCTTCAAGAAAGGACCAGACACATCgccttcttcaacctccagatCCAACCCGGGTCAAGAAAGCATAGAAATACCCGAGAAAGAAAGCTCGTGTCTTCAAATTTCTCGGACTCCATCAATTCTTGTGAGGTCCGTGAGCGATCAAACGAGCATCATCCCAACAAGCTTACAAgcaagttctctctctccagaCTCAGTCCTTCCCATGAAACCTATTCACAGCATGATCTATGAAGAAGAGGTAATcacagaagaagaggaaggttTCAAATGGAACAACCTCAGAAGCTCGGAGTTCTCGCACAGAAAAAAGGGCCAAATGGGAGGAAGAGCAAAGAGAAGGACCTTGACTAAGAGCTTGTCGGAGCTCGAGGTCGAAGAGCTAAAAGGGTTCGTGGATCTGGGGTTCGTCTTCTTGGAGGAAGACAGAGTCGACTCAAGCTTGGTCTCCATCATTCCTGGGCTACAGAGACTGGGCAACAAAATTAAagatggtgaagaagatgacgaaGATGCCGGTGAGTCTGTAGTTGTTGCGAGGCCTTATCTGTCGGAGGCGTGGGAATGGtgggaggagaagaggaaggaggatcCATTGATGAACTGGAAGGTTCCCGCTCTTGGGAACGAGACCGACATGAAAGAGAGTCTCAAATGGTGGGCTCACACCGTTGCTTCAACTGTTGTTAGATGA